The sequence AGATTTCAGAACAATAAGACCATCAGTTGTTTACTAAAGAAAATTTGCTGCTTTTGCTTAAAAGAAACAGTAACAATGAGTTGTGACTTTGTCGCTGAGAATTTCAAATGAAGATTCCTAAATTGCTGCCAATTTGATCAGTAAGATTCACCACCAGAGATGTTCTGTTTATTAATGCCTTCGGTTAATTGTTATGCAAAAAAATCGTCTATGCAAGGACCGATCGATATACACTCTTCTCTCTTCACTTCAACATCCTGTCTCTGCAGCTTAAACATCTCCAAACCTAAGCTCGTGACTCGTCGGCATCCATGCATATATAACACTCGAAGCAGGGTGCATCCATTGCGCAGGGCCTCCAGTCCTCGGTCACAGAGATTTCGGCATCGGTTCACATGCAAACTCTTCAAGTTTTTGCAATTTGACGCGACTGCTTCCCAACCAGAGACCCGGACCTCGTGACACACTGCGAGACTCCATTCCTCTAGTAATGGGCAACCCTTGGCTATTGCTGCTACTGAATCATCACTTACAAAGCGACAGAGGCGGAGATTGAGAAACCTCAGCCGTGTGGCGAGGCCACAACCAATTCGATCCAAACCATCTGCACCAAGCCAACTTCTGAGACTAGAGACATTAAGGTATTCAATACCGCCACCACTCACAGTTTCAAACAATCCATCCGGAGTTAGCAAGCAAGAGTCGGCTTCCAGATAAGCTAGAGTTGGAGGACATCCCTTGAATCCAGTTCCGGTTATTCCTCTGCAGTAGGAAATCATTAGCACATGAAGCTTAGGACAACCTTTTGATAATGCTTTGATTCCACTGTCGGAAATAAGCATGCAATAAGATAGGTTCATGTTCTCCAAGGCTTGACAAGATTTAGCAAGGTATTCTAATCCAACATCTGAAATATTACAGCGATAAAGAGTGACAGATATCAAGTTAGTACATCCAGAAGACACTTTTAAAATGCCGTTATCAGTAATGCCAAAGCAGCAATATAGTGATAGGTTCTGGATGTTTTTCCCTGAATCACTCAACAGGGTCAATGCTGAATCTGATAACTCTGTGAAACCGGCTAGAGAGATTGAGCTGAGATGTGGAAAACGAACAAGTAGTCTTGGCAGATACAGTGCATAGGTTCGGTAGATTTTGGGGTTGTAACAGAACTGGAAGATCAATGATCTGCGTGATGAATTTTGAATCTGAAACCAACATTTGCAAGTTAAGCCAAAGGCATTGCGATCCATGGTATTTTCAAGCTTTTGAAATATCATCTGTAACAAATCATAAGGCAGCATGGTGATGGCCTTTTGAGCTACACCTGACTCCATGAAAGTCTTACTAAAACAAGATATGAAAGGAATCTATCCTGTCATTGTTCAGTAAGCTGTAGTGCTCGAATCTTTATTCTGTATTTTTGGCAAGTTAAAGAGGATGAGCTGGGAGGTTCAGAGCCACAAAGCACAGTTGACTCTCCATATCCACAACCTATGAGAACTCCACAATTACGGCAGAGAAGCTTGGTTCTTGTGCGATAACGACCCCAAAATAAGGGAAGACAGTTTACCTCATCCACTTGAGTGAATCTACTGAGATCAACAGAGTGAAAAGATATGA is a genomic window of Dioscorea cayenensis subsp. rotundata cultivar TDr96_F1 unplaced genomic scaffold, TDr96_F1_v2_PseudoChromosome.rev07_lg8_w22 25.fasta BLBR01001228.1, whole genome shotgun sequence containing:
- the LOC120255888 gene encoding F-box/LRR-repeat protein 12, whose protein sequence is MESGVAQKAITMLPYDLLQMIFQKLENTMDRNAFGLTCKCWFQIQNSSRRSLIFQFCYNPKIYRTYALYLPRLLVRFPHLSSISLAGFTELSDSALTLLSDSGKNIQNLSLYCCFGITDNGILKVSSGCTNLISVTLYRCNISDVGLEYLAKSCQALENMNLSYCMLISDSGIKALSKGCPKLHVLMISYCRGITGTGFKGCPPTLAYLEADSCLLTPDGLFETVSGGGIEYLNVSSLRSWLGADGLDRIGCGLATRLRFLNLRLCRFVSDDSVAAIAKGCPLLEEWSLAVCHEVRVSGWEAVASNCKNLKSLHVNRCRNLCDRGLEALRNGCTLLRVLYMHGCRRVTSLGLEMFKLQRQDVEVKREECISIGPCIDDFFA
- the LOC120255889 gene encoding uncharacterized protein At4g08330, chloroplastic-like isoform X1, which produces MSQADVVYSCGSCGYALNLTSSNRITPGVSTDYSKSIKKGVISFHSVDLSRFTQVDEVNCLPLFWGRYRTRTKLLCRNCGVLIGCGYGESTVLCGSEPPSSSSLTCQKYRIKIRALQLTEQ